A window of Infirmifilum lucidum contains these coding sequences:
- a CDS encoding VTT domain-containing protein encodes MIDWLLRIASGVGGYLGVFVISVLGNLIPFIPIPYLVAVYLYAALIPGCNPILLGLVSGVGAGFGKLLIYFTSRGVSHIVLSEDTRKRYSRLSSMLGMWGAIAVFLFAATPSPDDVIIVLLGLMGYNPLKFFIGVTAGKVVISILTAYTGMAVAEITGGEFWIELTASIVLFIVVMVVISLIDWEGVLVTLGERGVKGLVDEVKSKGLAAVFFSRKTNKKTRS; translated from the coding sequence ATGATAGACTGGCTGTTAAGGATAGCTAGCGGTGTCGGGGGCTACCTTGGCGTATTTGTAATTTCAGTCCTCGGTAACCTAATCCCGTTTATTCCAATTCCGTACCTGGTCGCAGTGTACCTCTACGCCGCGCTAATACCAGGGTGCAACCCCATACTCCTAGGCCTTGTCAGCGGAGTAGGGGCAGGCTTTGGCAAGCTCTTGATTTATTTTACCAGCCGCGGTGTTTCGCACATTGTTCTCAGCGAGGATACCCGTAAAAGATACTCCAGGCTGTCTTCAATGCTAGGCATGTGGGGCGCAATAGCTGTTTTTCTTTTTGCAGCTACCCCTAGTCCAGACGACGTGATAATAGTACTCTTGGGGCTAATGGGGTATAACCCTCTGAAATTCTTCATAGGAGTTACTGCAGGTAAGGTCGTAATTAGCATACTGACGGCCTACACGGGCATGGCTGTAGCTGAAATTACTGGAGGAGAATTCTGGATTGAACTTACAGCCTCAATAGTCCTGTTTATCGTTGTAATGGTGGTAATCTCGCTGATTGACTGGGAGGGGGTCTTGGTAACGCTCGGTGAGAGGGGGGTCAAGGGCTTGGTGGACGAGGTTAAGAGTAAGGGGCTTGCTGCAGTTTTCTTCTCGCGAAAAACAAATAAGAAGACGCGAAGCTAA
- a CDS encoding ATP-binding protein translates to MEEIGKIVNVFGRNILRIAVPDTAFEKISRPGTYVIFRSSSGIQHLALVTGYLLVDELYKRGRVLEELEGYEDITVIRNEVTAVVVGYIREGKIFKGVESLPAPGERVFLADPERLKLLLSAYDVDVGTLASTSDVNFTIDLNMLASRHFAVLAMTGSGKSNTVAVVVSRILEKYPNPRIVLIDTHSEYIPLAKVFKERVRVFSPGGRLSELVKLRYGIEPIPLEVPMWTLGFEEIAELLKLDSRATKQLLYLREALLSVRRERWPHAAPDDPIYFKARQLVERIGSKGGRDDSAIDLKLKLSSLLDDPDLSFITSPVMSEKIYEKTSGAEPERSGRAYTQLYKSLFGEGLNIIALGGLPSEVQVTTVATILRALWRVVSAHVQAGSVLPTLVIVEEAHVYAPKDRDVPSRQILEKIAKEGRKFGVGLGIVSQRPRELSQTLLAQCGTLIALRTTNPEDQRHIMLSVEDIIGELIQGLASLTVGQALISGAAAPVPAIINVHSFTRIYSAELGGKDVDWSKAWAESPEFIDISRLLFAHRERSIENTGPGEARDRAAKLENFLQ, encoded by the coding sequence ATGGAGGAAATTGGGAAAATTGTCAACGTCTTCGGGCGGAACATACTACGAATAGCCGTCCCAGACACGGCTTTCGAGAAAATTTCCAGGCCGGGAACATACGTCATCTTCCGCTCCTCTAGCGGGATCCAGCACCTGGCGCTCGTTACGGGCTACCTCTTAGTAGATGAACTCTACAAGAGGGGTCGGGTTCTTGAAGAGCTTGAGGGTTATGAGGATATAACTGTGATACGGAACGAGGTAACGGCAGTGGTGGTCGGGTACATCCGCGAGGGGAAGATATTCAAGGGGGTTGAAAGCCTCCCAGCCCCTGGCGAGAGAGTCTTCCTAGCAGACCCGGAGCGACTCAAGCTCCTCCTATCAGCATACGATGTCGATGTCGGGACACTAGCCTCGACTTCCGACGTCAACTTTACTATCGACTTGAACATGCTCGCGTCTAGGCACTTCGCTGTTCTCGCGATGACAGGCTCTGGGAAGTCAAATACCGTTGCGGTGGTAGTCTCGAGGATACTTGAAAAATACCCAAACCCGCGGATCGTGCTCATAGACACGCATAGCGAATATATTCCACTAGCCAAAGTCTTCAAGGAAAGAGTACGAGTATTTTCTCCTGGTGGCCGCCTCTCGGAACTAGTAAAGCTAAGGTACGGGATTGAGCCCATTCCGCTGGAGGTGCCGATGTGGACTCTTGGCTTCGAGGAGATAGCAGAGCTCTTGAAGCTCGACAGCCGTGCAACGAAGCAGTTACTCTACCTCCGCGAAGCCTTGCTATCGGTTCGCCGCGAGAGATGGCCCCACGCCGCTCCCGACGACCCTATATACTTCAAGGCTAGGCAACTCGTGGAGAGGATCGGATCAAAGGGAGGGCGTGACGATTCCGCGATTGACCTTAAGCTTAAGCTTTCGAGCCTCCTCGACGACCCTGATCTCTCCTTCATAACATCTCCTGTTATGAGCGAGAAGATATATGAGAAAACTTCGGGAGCAGAACCGGAGAGGAGCGGGCGTGCCTACACGCAACTCTACAAGAGCCTCTTCGGCGAAGGGCTGAACATTATAGCACTTGGGGGTCTGCCGAGCGAGGTCCAGGTGACAACCGTAGCAACGATTCTTCGTGCATTGTGGAGAGTCGTATCAGCACACGTGCAGGCCGGGAGCGTGCTCCCGACCCTCGTAATAGTAGAGGAGGCGCATGTCTACGCCCCCAAGGACCGCGATGTCCCGTCGCGCCAGATACTTGAGAAGATCGCTAAAGAGGGGAGGAAGTTCGGAGTAGGGCTCGGAATAGTAAGCCAGAGACCGAGGGAGCTGAGCCAGACGCTACTAGCGCAATGCGGCACACTAATCGCGCTGAGAACTACGAACCCCGAGGATCAGCGCCACATAATGCTCAGCGTGGAGGACATAATTGGAGAATTAATACAGGGGCTTGCCAGTCTAACGGTGGGGCAAGCACTCATTTCCGGGGCAGCCGCTCCCGTCCCTGCAATTATTAATGTGCACAGCTTTACTCGCATTTACTCGGCCGAGCTTGGAGGCAAGGATGTGGATTGGTCTAAGGCATGGGCAGAGAGCCCCGAGTTTATCGACATTTCAAGACTACTTTTCGCTCACAGAGAGAGAAGTATAGAGAACACCGGGCCCGGAGAGGCCCGGGACAGGGCGGCGAAGCTAGAGAACTTCCTCCAATAG
- a CDS encoding DEAD/DEAH box helicase, producing the protein MIDTGEVLKRLGVEFYSFAEGGVEPETANITFGEILGGLPGTPRLSYLASKRLYRHQYEAFVELCNGKNVVLRSGTGSGKTEAWWLYVAKEKKKALAIYPTLALSYDQLSRLEEYSAGVGMRVFPVDSTTRLRKTGKSFGQLKNEVAGSDIVVTNPAFLLMDVKRIAVKPSTSLLLGFLSKMDLLVVDEIDFYSPRELSLLLSLIRILSEIRGGLQTAVLTATLSNPEDMCAVLKEYTGRECSIIDGKPFKRPDRVFIVLGKNLREEWLKLRVYRDVVERLSSGKEIARALDDFDEFKKNYFKVLEVLQSLGLEVYPARLDPVDVLREYVNDEYATLVFTRSINKAEETYRKLTSSLPENKRSLVAPHHHLVSKERRQEIEKLMREGHVKVVISPRTLTQGIDIGVVARVVHIGLPDDVREFHQRNGRKGRRATIPYTETVIFPGSRWDRELLTRGVEVLRKWIESPVEITLLNRDNKYGLLFYALYKVKSGGRLSRDEAEFLEKLGLFKQGSLTRRGENAWYYINFYEYAPPFGVKRVFVGEEGETYLEDISFSDLVEKFQVGSIDYSVDGIVTAIQRGGETGRSVRRIVVQPLNEHVLLKNDSLAYVLEEYRKVKAKWGERASVFQDYLRGRLLTEVVSNVIPPTSGFGMYHKYPYKTVWIVEREHGRPVETEVGSIVVKDRRVIEVPALTAGKYQDYTYGKFVELDHSEDMRRIRLGLAFLMVFLREAYRLPLFTFSYSLSTLGGRKSLVLWEEECAGLLEKLAWERIYQELEAYTPSEVAEVLLLTRDEEAHIEWISLGARWSLAKDLARRVIEYILTSDKLVLTFKNRKFYVPKPGRHLKLASLDVLLVPLDDKGDIIYGYIALFDGEEVVIEKVVREFYRVGSTGEVHRRLEKLLNAGFKVLVFGLERIREEMHSLNLTYQAALLSGLIHMRLVEDVKSKATEALGLEVAGLENVLSSLPESERQFIGVTEAVSLSDVERELINIQKKLGERLYRDHDKASSFLDSVARKYVEATSRLIYLLGLVSGSGLP; encoded by the coding sequence ATGATCGACACAGGCGAAGTCTTGAAAAGGCTTGGAGTAGAGTTTTACAGCTTCGCGGAGGGGGGTGTTGAACCCGAAACAGCAAACATTACCTTCGGCGAGATCCTCGGAGGCCTCCCGGGGACGCCGAGACTCTCCTACCTTGCATCAAAAAGGCTTTACCGGCACCAGTACGAGGCTTTCGTGGAGTTGTGCAACGGGAAAAATGTGGTGCTACGTTCTGGAACTGGTAGCGGGAAGACTGAGGCATGGTGGCTCTATGTGGCCAAGGAGAAAAAGAAGGCGCTCGCCATCTACCCTACGCTTGCCTTGTCCTATGACCAGCTGTCGAGGCTCGAGGAGTACTCCGCAGGCGTCGGTATGAGAGTGTTCCCCGTTGACTCGACCACTAGGCTCAGGAAAACCGGCAAGAGCTTCGGGCAACTTAAGAACGAGGTAGCAGGCTCCGACATCGTCGTCACGAATCCCGCCTTCCTCCTAATGGACGTGAAGAGAATTGCTGTTAAGCCTTCAACAAGCCTGCTCTTGGGCTTCCTAAGCAAGATGGATCTGTTGGTCGTGGACGAAATCGACTTCTACAGCCCTAGGGAGCTATCGCTCCTACTCTCACTCATCCGGATACTCTCCGAGATCAGAGGGGGTCTCCAGACCGCCGTCCTGACAGCCACTCTTTCAAATCCAGAGGACATGTGCGCCGTACTCAAGGAGTACACAGGTAGGGAGTGTAGCATCATAGACGGAAAACCGTTCAAGCGTCCAGATAGGGTGTTCATCGTGCTCGGAAAGAACCTACGAGAGGAGTGGCTTAAGCTTAGAGTATACAGAGACGTGGTGGAGAGGCTTAGCAGTGGGAAGGAGATAGCACGGGCTCTAGACGACTTTGACGAGTTTAAGAAGAACTACTTTAAAGTCCTGGAGGTTCTCCAGTCGCTCGGGCTAGAAGTCTACCCGGCCCGGCTCGACCCTGTTGACGTCCTGCGAGAGTACGTGAACGATGAGTACGCTACGCTTGTATTTACGAGGAGTATAAACAAAGCAGAGGAAACTTACAGGAAGCTTACGAGCTCGCTCCCAGAGAATAAGAGGAGCCTTGTGGCCCCGCACCACCACTTGGTGAGCAAAGAAAGGCGCCAGGAAATCGAGAAGCTCATGAGAGAGGGCCATGTGAAGGTTGTGATTTCGCCTCGAACTCTCACGCAAGGGATTGACATAGGCGTCGTCGCGAGAGTCGTGCATATAGGGCTCCCCGATGACGTGCGCGAGTTCCACCAGCGGAACGGGAGAAAGGGGAGGAGGGCTACAATACCATACACGGAAACCGTGATATTCCCCGGGTCGAGGTGGGATCGAGAGCTCCTCACGAGGGGAGTTGAGGTCTTGAGGAAATGGATCGAGAGCCCCGTTGAAATAACACTGTTGAACAGGGATAATAAGTACGGGTTACTCTTCTACGCTTTGTACAAGGTAAAGTCCGGAGGCAGGCTTTCGAGAGACGAAGCAGAGTTCCTGGAGAAGCTAGGGCTATTCAAGCAGGGCTCCCTGACCAGGAGGGGCGAGAATGCGTGGTACTACATCAACTTCTATGAGTATGCACCTCCCTTTGGCGTTAAGCGGGTATTCGTCGGCGAGGAAGGCGAAACCTACCTGGAGGATATATCGTTCTCAGACCTCGTTGAAAAGTTCCAGGTGGGCAGTATAGACTACTCCGTGGATGGAATAGTCACGGCGATCCAGCGGGGCGGGGAGACAGGTAGGTCTGTGAGGAGAATCGTAGTACAGCCGCTCAACGAGCACGTGTTGCTCAAGAACGACTCTCTCGCGTACGTCTTAGAGGAATACCGTAAGGTTAAGGCCAAGTGGGGGGAGCGCGCCAGCGTCTTTCAAGATTACTTGAGAGGGCGCCTCCTAACAGAGGTGGTAAGCAACGTCATACCGCCGACCAGCGGGTTCGGAATGTACCATAAGTACCCTTACAAGACCGTGTGGATTGTTGAGAGAGAGCACGGCCGGCCCGTTGAGACAGAGGTCGGATCGATAGTTGTGAAGGATAGGCGAGTCATAGAAGTCCCAGCCCTCACTGCCGGGAAGTACCAGGACTACACCTACGGGAAATTCGTCGAGCTCGACCACAGTGAGGACATGAGGAGGATCAGACTTGGCCTCGCCTTCCTAATGGTCTTCCTGCGCGAAGCGTACAGGCTCCCTCTCTTCACTTTCTCGTACTCGCTCTCAACTCTCGGAGGGCGCAAGTCACTGGTGCTCTGGGAGGAGGAGTGTGCGGGTCTCCTCGAGAAACTCGCCTGGGAGAGGATATACCAGGAGTTGGAGGCCTACACTCCAAGCGAGGTCGCAGAGGTCTTATTACTCACGCGTGACGAAGAGGCCCATATCGAGTGGATAAGCCTTGGGGCCAGGTGGAGCCTCGCCAAAGACCTGGCCCGTCGTGTCATCGAGTACATACTCACATCGGATAAGCTCGTGCTCACATTTAAGAACAGAAAGTTCTACGTGCCTAAGCCTGGTCGCCACCTCAAGCTGGCATCCCTTGACGTCCTTCTAGTACCACTGGACGACAAAGGCGATATAATATACGGCTACATAGCCTTGTTTGACGGAGAAGAAGTGGTCATAGAAAAAGTAGTGAGGGAGTTCTATAGGGTGGGCTCCACGGGAGAGGTTCATCGTAGGCTTGAAAAACTGCTGAACGCTGGCTTTAAAGTCCTTGTCTTCGGGCTCGAGCGCATACGGGAGGAGATGCACTCACTGAACCTCACGTACCAGGCAGCACTACTCAGCGGCTTGATACACATGAGGCTTGTCGAGGACGTCAAGAGTAAGGCTACAGAGGCTCTCGGCCTTGAGGTCGCAGGCCTCGAGAACGTCCTTTCAAGCCTCCCAGAGAGCGAGAGACAGTTTATTGGAGTCACTGAGGCTGTAAGTCTCTCCGACGTGGAACGGGAACTAATAAACATCCAGAAGAAGCTTGGCGAGAGGCTCTATAGAGACCACGATAAAGCCTCGAGCTTTCTGGACTCCGTAGCGAGGAAGTACGTCGAGGCCACCTCGCGACTCATCTACCTCCTAGGACTCGTGAGTGGCTCTGGGCTCCCGTAA
- a CDS encoding M20 family metallopeptidase, with amino-acid sequence MAEKFDMVKFLTDLVRIPSESGYQGNVITRKNYREVVELIQGASLDNGLSVQRVDLLGGEIPTLIISLPGAPKNKPSLAFVTHYDVVPAKGPWIVDGQQMDPYEPVVKDGKVYGRGAADDKSAIAAALAGLIALKGSEDRLRYNPMLVVTGDEEVGGTGVKALLEQGLRWDRVIIVDSGSEYVSVGASGVIHGWIKVKGKSGHAGYPHGARNAVEDLLKLLWELQEYKSIRSKKVSKLPSPPGSPVPCVWGRFTITVLKLPETEPEKHNRIPGEAWAGFDMRLIPEERVDEALGEFYAFFSSAVAKLGVNASVEVITGQPGWFAKNELFVREVVEAAKRAYRDVGFKGEPSVVAELGGNDGTHFDFYGMDVVAFGTIREGTNIHSEGEFVYVEDLEMFKRFMLNLLVT; translated from the coding sequence ATGGCGGAAAAGTTCGACATGGTCAAGTTCTTGACCGACTTGGTGAGGATTCCTAGCGAGTCAGGCTACCAGGGTAACGTTATAACTCGGAAGAACTACAGGGAAGTCGTTGAGCTCATACAGGGTGCGTCTTTAGACAACGGGCTCTCCGTCCAGAGAGTTGACCTGCTCGGCGGAGAGATACCCACGCTCATCATTAGCCTTCCTGGCGCTCCAAAAAACAAGCCCTCGCTGGCCTTCGTAACTCACTATGACGTTGTCCCAGCTAAAGGTCCCTGGATCGTTGACGGCCAGCAGATGGATCCGTACGAGCCGGTCGTGAAAGACGGCAAGGTCTATGGCAGAGGAGCGGCCGACGATAAGTCGGCTATCGCGGCGGCTCTGGCAGGCCTTATTGCTCTCAAGGGCTCCGAGGATAGACTCCGCTACAATCCTATGCTCGTTGTAACGGGAGACGAAGAAGTGGGGGGAACAGGTGTTAAAGCCTTACTCGAGCAGGGTCTCAGGTGGGATCGCGTGATAATAGTTGACTCGGGCTCTGAATACGTTTCGGTGGGTGCTAGCGGCGTAATCCACGGGTGGATTAAGGTAAAGGGCAAGTCTGGCCACGCTGGATATCCCCACGGGGCACGTAACGCTGTTGAAGACCTTCTAAAGCTCTTATGGGAGTTACAGGAGTACAAGTCTATTAGGAGTAAGAAAGTCTCAAAGCTCCCATCTCCTCCCGGTAGCCCTGTACCGTGTGTATGGGGTCGCTTTACAATAACTGTTCTCAAGCTCCCGGAGACTGAGCCAGAGAAGCACAACAGGATTCCGGGTGAGGCTTGGGCTGGATTCGACATGAGACTAATACCAGAGGAGAGGGTAGACGAGGCTTTAGGCGAGTTCTATGCCTTCTTCTCATCCGCTGTCGCGAAGCTCGGAGTCAATGCCTCTGTCGAAGTAATTACAGGCCAGCCGGGATGGTTTGCGAAGAACGAGCTCTTCGTGAGAGAAGTCGTGGAGGCCGCAAAGAGGGCGTACAGGGATGTCGGATTTAAAGGCGAGCCCAGCGTTGTCGCTGAGCTTGGTGGCAACGACGGCACGCATTTCGACTTCTACGGGATGGACGTGGTAGCCTTTGGAACCATAAGGGAGGGGACTAATATCCACTCTGAGGGCGAGTTTGTCTACGTCGAAGACTTAGAAATGTTCAAGCGGTTCATGCTCAACCTCCTCGTGACGTAG
- the pyk gene encoding pyruvate kinase: MSTRKTKIIATLGPSSWDDTTLKRLFWEGVEGFRFNFSHADYSTFKEIARKIRSLETPSRPVTLIADLQGPVVRLGEFEPLYVKAGDKVIFSYGETGKGIPVPARVLFETATAGDFLYVEGGRLAFRVEEKHGEYITAEALMDGELRPRKTVAIKGKEYPLPSLTEKDVNDVKFAVENGFDAIALSFVRSEEDLRRLRELLFDLKAEDIKIVAKIETRSAVERLDSILALADMVLVARGDLANFYNLEEIYRVQEEILRKARARGKPSIVATQLLESMVNNPVPTRSEVVDVITAVKMDADALMLAGETAAGKYPVEAVIWLKRIIAEAERLEGDTQASYEPEDLFEAIAKGVTLLSNIIGSKILAFSERGSTARRLAKFRPGGEVVVYTNFPPTARYINLLKGIRAVYDPTLNKNSPNLFTELLDRALKAGLVSVGDIVVFTAGRRRGSTDLISVERVGG, translated from the coding sequence ATGTCTACGCGTAAGACCAAGATCATAGCAACCCTCGGGCCGTCCTCCTGGGATGATACTACGCTGAAGAGGCTGTTCTGGGAGGGGGTCGAGGGCTTCAGGTTTAACTTCTCCCATGCCGACTACTCGACCTTTAAGGAAATAGCCAGGAAGATAAGGAGTCTTGAGACACCCAGCCGCCCGGTAACGCTCATAGCGGACTTACAGGGGCCTGTTGTACGCCTCGGGGAGTTCGAGCCCCTATATGTCAAGGCAGGTGATAAAGTCATTTTCTCGTACGGCGAAACGGGAAAGGGCATACCCGTGCCCGCTCGCGTTCTATTTGAGACGGCTACTGCTGGAGACTTTCTCTACGTCGAGGGTGGCAGGCTGGCCTTTCGCGTGGAAGAGAAACACGGAGAGTATATCACTGCCGAGGCGTTAATGGACGGGGAGCTCAGGCCCCGCAAAACTGTAGCCATTAAAGGCAAGGAGTACCCACTACCCTCCCTCACAGAAAAGGACGTCAATGACGTGAAGTTTGCCGTCGAGAACGGCTTCGACGCTATAGCCTTGAGCTTCGTTAGAAGCGAGGAGGACTTGAGGAGACTCAGAGAATTATTGTTTGACCTTAAGGCAGAGGATATCAAGATAGTCGCCAAGATCGAGACTAGGAGTGCGGTGGAGAGACTCGACTCTATACTGGCGCTTGCAGACATGGTGCTCGTAGCAAGGGGCGATCTCGCCAACTTCTACAACCTAGAGGAGATTTATAGGGTTCAGGAGGAGATACTCAGGAAGGCCAGGGCGAGGGGTAAACCCAGCATTGTGGCGACGCAGCTCCTAGAATCCATGGTGAATAACCCGGTTCCGACGCGCTCCGAGGTTGTCGACGTAATCACAGCGGTGAAAATGGACGCCGACGCGCTTATGCTGGCAGGTGAGACAGCAGCCGGGAAGTACCCCGTAGAGGCTGTAATCTGGTTGAAGAGAATAATAGCCGAGGCAGAGAGACTTGAAGGTGACACGCAGGCTAGCTACGAGCCAGAGGATCTCTTCGAGGCTATAGCTAAGGGAGTCACGCTCCTCTCTAACATCATAGGCAGTAAGATCCTGGCCTTCTCCGAGAGGGGGAGCACGGCGCGGAGGCTCGCGAAGTTCAGGCCGGGAGGGGAGGTAGTTGTTTACACAAACTTCCCACCAACTGCACGTTACATAAACCTGTTAAAGGGGATTAGGGCAGTCTATGATCCCACGCTCAACAAGAACTCCCCGAACTTATTCACGGAGCTCCTAGACAGGGCTCTGAAGGCAGGTCTCGTGAGCGTGGGCGACATTGTCGTCTTCACAGCCGGCAGGCGGAGGGGGTCGACCGACCTCATATCTGTTGAGCGCGTCGGCGGCTAG
- the prs gene encoding ribose-phosphate diphosphokinase yields the protein MTVYSFENSYGIAAGIARAVGDKLVQLEYKLFPDGESYIRVPQKPEGPAVLVASLYPNPDKRIFEFFMAIEALRHMTQDVIVGVVPYMAYARQDKRFLEGEPISVKIVLETLKNLGLDGLLVVDMHKPSVLAEYWSRPYRNVLVDRLIADYFRGRLSDPLVLAPDAGALERARRVAEHLGADYDHLVKERDRVTGEVKVSTKTLSVAGRDVLIVDDIISTGGTMALAAKTVLAQGARSIYAACTHAVMVKGALDLLLFSGVSEVVATDTVPSPVSKVSVTPAVVDELRLLLEEVL from the coding sequence GTGACTGTGTACTCCTTCGAGAATTCTTACGGTATTGCAGCCGGCATAGCCAGGGCGGTAGGGGATAAACTCGTCCAGCTCGAATACAAGCTCTTTCCCGACGGGGAGAGCTACATCAGAGTACCTCAAAAACCCGAGGGCCCAGCGGTGCTTGTCGCATCACTGTACCCCAATCCTGATAAAAGGATATTCGAGTTTTTCATGGCTATTGAGGCCCTGAGGCACATGACCCAGGACGTCATAGTAGGGGTAGTACCCTACATGGCTTACGCCAGGCAGGATAAGAGGTTCCTCGAGGGGGAACCGATCAGCGTGAAGATAGTCTTGGAAACCCTCAAAAACCTTGGACTAGACGGGCTCCTGGTAGTCGACATGCACAAACCGTCTGTTCTAGCGGAGTACTGGAGCAGGCCCTACCGTAACGTCCTCGTTGACAGGCTAATAGCAGATTACTTTAGGGGCAGGCTCTCAGACCCTCTAGTCCTTGCTCCTGACGCAGGTGCCTTAGAGAGGGCAAGGAGGGTCGCTGAGCACCTCGGAGCAGACTACGACCATCTGGTTAAGGAGCGCGACCGCGTAACAGGGGAGGTCAAGGTTTCAACTAAGACACTCAGCGTAGCAGGTAGAGATGTCCTGATCGTAGACGATATTATTAGCACCGGCGGAACAATGGCTCTAGCAGCTAAAACTGTACTTGCACAGGGGGCCCGGAGTATCTACGCTGCCTGTACGCACGCTGTGATGGTCAAGGGGGCCCTCGACTTGTTATTGTTCTCAGGTGTAAGCGAGGTCGTTGCAACAGACACCGTACCTTCCCCGGTGTCTAAAGTCTCAGTCACGCCTGCAGTTGTCGACGAGTTAAGGCTCCTATTGGAGGAAGTTCTCTAG
- a CDS encoding DNA double-strand break repair nuclease NurA yields MLGLEKTRLLREIEEIVLRAKRELEEPGTITSSRQLNSSWFIDGSYAISERQGSFVSALSVASLGVVSKKLVEGLPGAKHPLLHILIPKFYGETRASSIMGSLELIEGIRALRRNIEAVVFDGSYLASLLSGYGPLYDSIAQLQSRLKNHQIVLREILEGENVDETINSATDAFIEKACKEAELSKLYKIAHAFLQSIYDFADSIYSSLVQHGVDMYVDKQLLIDFSTAFVENNLYLRLLAKLLLSAEENNATPVWVAKETASRFLSDKLNVRSWLNDTVLLEWVWHNREKVYLVLDESSRLKSLKPVTPPQVPVASQDTIEHAYRFSRFTVVYFKLSKFGPVLQMTFPSDLVARDVLEDVLATMSAFADERSGYPKPLSLVHHKALIQQGLVDVLATRLWQNSSGVFRAILSPLGREFVL; encoded by the coding sequence ATGCTAGGCCTAGAGAAGACCCGTCTACTACGCGAGATTGAGGAGATAGTATTAAGAGCTAAGAGGGAACTCGAGGAGCCGGGTACTATCACTAGCAGTAGACAATTGAACTCGTCTTGGTTCATAGATGGAAGCTATGCAATAAGCGAGAGACAGGGGTCATTCGTATCTGCACTTTCGGTCGCGTCTCTGGGTGTTGTCTCGAAGAAGCTTGTAGAAGGCTTGCCGGGAGCAAAACACCCCCTGCTCCACATCCTCATACCGAAGTTCTACGGTGAAACCAGAGCATCGTCCATCATGGGCTCTCTTGAGCTCATTGAGGGAATAAGAGCGTTGAGAAGAAATATAGAGGCTGTCGTGTTCGACGGGAGCTACCTTGCGTCCTTGCTATCAGGTTACGGACCACTGTATGATAGCATCGCGCAACTACAGTCCAGGCTGAAGAATCACCAGATAGTGCTCCGGGAGATTCTCGAGGGAGAGAATGTCGACGAGACAATTAACAGTGCTACCGACGCGTTCATTGAGAAAGCTTGTAAAGAGGCAGAGTTGTCAAAACTCTACAAGATAGCGCATGCATTCTTGCAGAGTATATACGACTTCGCCGACTCGATATACTCATCTCTTGTACAGCACGGCGTAGACATGTACGTAGACAAGCAGCTCCTGATAGACTTCAGCACGGCCTTCGTTGAGAATAACCTATACCTGCGACTCCTAGCCAAACTCCTCTTATCAGCAGAGGAGAACAATGCCACTCCAGTGTGGGTAGCAAAGGAGACGGCGAGCCGCTTCCTATCGGACAAATTGAACGTGAGGAGTTGGCTCAACGATACAGTCCTGCTCGAGTGGGTCTGGCATAACAGGGAAAAAGTGTACCTCGTCCTAGACGAGAGCTCCCGGTTGAAGTCGCTAAAGCCTGTAACTCCACCTCAAGTGCCAGTAGCGTCGCAAGACACCATCGAGCATGCCTACAGGTTCAGCAGGTTTACTGTCGTGTACTTCAAGCTGTCGAAGTTCGGGCCTGTTCTGCAGATGACGTTCCCCTCTGACCTCGTGGCTAGGGACGTGCTGGAAGACGTGCTGGCGACGATGTCTGCGTTTGCAGACGAAAGAAGCGGATACCCGAAGCCTCTTAGCCTGGTACACCACAAGGCCTTGATACAACAGGGCCTCGTAGACGTTCTCGCCACCAGGCTCTGGCAGAACTCGAGTGGAGTATTCAGAGCTATTCTGTCTCCACTGGGACGCGAGTTCGTTCTCTAG